A DNA window from Augochlora pura isolate Apur16 chromosome 9, APUR_v2.2.1, whole genome shotgun sequence contains the following coding sequences:
- the LOC144474952 gene encoding uncharacterized protein LOC144474952 yields the protein MRFHVVLCIFVIITYASAASVSGSDGSTRGTRRLYKRAADPGADPAAYADAYADAYAGAFANAVANAFAKVVDLSNADPIPNAASNAVALSNDESIPNDDTDDGDDDLVRSRRFTCDVLSFTTAWFSFNDTACAFKCFLLEGNNGQCEDGTCVCK from the exons ATGAGGTTTCACGTTGTTCTTTGCATTTTTGTTATCATTACTTACGCATCTGCGGCTAGCGTTTCAGGAAGCGATGGATCAACTCGCGGAACGa GGCGTCTATACAAACGCGCAGCTGATCCTGGTGCCGATCCTGCAGCCTATGCCGACGCCTATGCTGACGCCTATGCCGGAGCCTTTGCTAATGCTGTAGCTAATGCTTTCGCCAAAGTCGTTGATTTATCCAATGCCGATCCCATACCGAATGCCGCATCCAATGCCGTGGCGCTGTCCAACGATGAATCCATCCCTAATGATGACACCGACGACGGCGATGATGATCTCGTACGGTCACGCAGATTTACTTGCGACGTTCTTTCTTTCACGACGGCCTGGTTCAGTTTCAATGATACAGCTTGCGCTTTCAAGTGCTTCCTTTTGGAAGGTAATAATGGTCAATGCGAGGATGGCACCTGTGTCTGTAAATAG